In the genome of Candidatus Microbacterium phytovorans, one region contains:
- the zwf gene encoding glucose-6-phosphate dehydrogenase, with product MTVEISRGHNPLRDPDDRRLNRIAGPSALVIFGVTGDLSRKKLMPAVYDLANRGLLPPGFALVGFARRDWEDQDFAQVVYDAVRQHARTPFREETWKQLLQGIRFVSGEFGDADAFRRLRETVERLDTERGTMGNHAFYLSIPPKDFPIVARQLKDSGLVDDTADEDSWRRVVIEKPFGSDLQTARELNAALEVAFPADSIFRIDHYLGKETVQNILALRFANELYEPIWNANYVDHVQITMAEDIGVGGRAGYYDGIGAARDVIQNHLLQLLALTAMEEPISLDATHLRAEKEKVLAAVRVPEDLATSTARGQYAGGWQGGEEVTGFLDEDGMNPSSTTETYAAVKLEIATRRWSGVPFYLRTGKRLGRRVTEIAVVFKRAPQHLFLRNQTTELGQNALVIRVQPDEGVTIRFGSKVPGAATEVRDVTMDFGYGHAFTESSPEAYERLILDVLLGDPPLFPRHEEVELSWRILDPIEQYWASLDEPLEQYSPGSWGPSSADELLARDGRVWRRP from the coding sequence ATGACTGTCGAGATCTCGCGCGGCCACAATCCGCTGCGCGACCCCGATGACCGCCGCCTCAACCGCATCGCCGGACCGAGCGCCCTGGTCATCTTCGGCGTGACGGGAGACCTGTCGCGCAAGAAGCTGATGCCCGCCGTGTACGACCTCGCCAATCGTGGCCTTCTCCCGCCGGGCTTCGCCCTCGTCGGGTTCGCACGCCGCGACTGGGAGGACCAAGACTTCGCGCAGGTGGTGTACGACGCCGTGCGGCAGCACGCACGCACCCCGTTCCGCGAGGAGACCTGGAAGCAGCTCCTGCAGGGCATCCGCTTCGTCTCGGGCGAGTTCGGTGACGCCGATGCGTTCCGCCGGCTGCGCGAGACGGTGGAGCGGCTCGACACCGAGCGCGGCACCATGGGCAACCACGCCTTCTATCTGTCGATCCCGCCCAAGGACTTCCCGATCGTCGCGCGGCAGCTCAAGGACTCCGGCCTCGTCGACGACACGGCCGACGAGGACAGCTGGCGCCGCGTCGTGATCGAGAAGCCGTTCGGCAGCGACCTCCAGACCGCACGGGAATTGAACGCGGCGCTCGAGGTCGCCTTCCCCGCCGACTCGATCTTCCGCATCGATCACTATCTCGGCAAGGAGACGGTGCAGAACATCCTCGCGCTGCGCTTCGCGAACGAGCTGTACGAGCCGATCTGGAACGCGAACTACGTCGACCACGTGCAGATCACGATGGCCGAAGACATCGGCGTCGGCGGCCGCGCCGGGTACTACGACGGTATCGGTGCCGCCCGCGACGTCATCCAGAACCACCTGCTGCAGCTTCTGGCGCTGACCGCGATGGAGGAGCCGATCTCGCTCGACGCGACGCACCTCCGCGCGGAGAAGGAGAAGGTTCTCGCCGCCGTCCGCGTACCGGAAGACCTCGCGACGTCGACGGCCCGCGGACAATATGCGGGCGGTTGGCAGGGCGGCGAAGAAGTCACCGGCTTCCTCGACGAGGACGGGATGAACCCGTCGTCGACGACGGAGACCTACGCGGCGGTGAAGCTCGAGATCGCAACCCGCCGATGGTCCGGGGTGCCCTTCTACCTCCGGACGGGCAAGCGCCTCGGACGGCGCGTCACCGAGATCGCCGTGGTCTTCAAGCGCGCTCCGCAACACCTGTTCCTTCGCAATCAGACCACCGAACTCGGCCAGAATGCGCTCGTCATCCGGGTGCAGCCCGACGAGGGCGTGACGATCCGATTCGGGTCGAAGGTGCCGGGTGCGGCGACCGAGGTGCGCGACGTCACGATGGACTTCGGCTACGGCCACGCGTTCACCGAGTCGAGCCCCGAAGCCTACGAGCGACTGATCCTCGACGTGCTGCTCGGCGACCCGCCGCTGTTCCCGCGTCATGAAGAGGTCGAGCTGTCCTGGCGCATCCTCGACCCCATCGAGCAGTACTGGGCGAGCCTCGACGAGCCGCTCGAACAGTACTCCCCCGGCTCCTGGGGCCCCTCGTCAGCCGATGAACTCTTGGCCCGCGATGGCCGCGTCTGGAGGCGCCCGTGA